The Leptolyngbya subtilissima AS-A7 genome includes a region encoding these proteins:
- a CDS encoding MFS transporter, with protein sequence MASADPSRLPLRFWIAALVAFINAVGFTLIIPLIYPYAVEFGLSDFQASLLTTAYAAAQFIATPILGRLSDRMGRKPLLIVSLLGTVAANLMAGLASVAWVLFAARLLDGITGGNTSIAQAIVSDITTPEQRARAYGIFGAVFRLGFVVGPPLSYVAQLVPPPPGFTSLGTGFLFSAAIALFATALCLVLLPETLATGSSKFQFSWQDFGFGRLVRSATDKRFGRIFWLTFFSGFTFTIFTFAFQPFFLKVLGQDARNLAIMFAAVGMIGFVTQVFALEPLRRRFRLVQILAGALAARGILFLLMPAFPNIVAFVAIAVVFSAVNSFPMPLIDALLSLNSGPREQGEVMGLNASYLSISNAIGPATAGLLVSVSYSFPFWIAGALTLLTAWFAMTLSGRGTAKV encoded by the coding sequence ATGGCCTCAGCTGACCCCTCGCGCCTGCCGCTGCGGTTTTGGATTGCCGCGTTGGTGGCGTTTATTAACGCAGTGGGGTTCACGCTAATTATTCCGCTCATCTACCCCTATGCGGTGGAGTTTGGCCTCAGCGATTTTCAAGCCAGTTTACTGACTACGGCTTATGCGGCAGCCCAGTTTATTGCCACCCCTATTTTGGGGCGGCTCTCCGATCGCATGGGCCGCAAGCCCCTGCTGATTGTCAGCTTGCTGGGCACGGTGGCGGCGAATTTAATGGCGGGGCTGGCCTCAGTGGCCTGGGTGCTGTTTGCGGCGCGACTGCTCGACGGCATCACGGGCGGCAATACCTCCATCGCCCAAGCGATTGTCAGCGATATCACCACGCCAGAGCAGCGGGCGCGGGCCTACGGCATTTTTGGGGCGGTGTTTCGGCTGGGGTTTGTAGTGGGGCCACCGCTGAGCTACGTGGCACAGCTGGTGCCGCCGCCGCCGGGGTTTACCAGCCTAGGCACGGGATTTTTGTTTTCGGCGGCGATCGCCCTATTCGCCACCGCGCTCTGCCTGGTGCTGCTGCCAGAAACACTGGCAACCGGCTCCAGCAAGTTTCAGTTTTCTTGGCAGGACTTCGGCTTTGGTCGACTGGTCAGATCGGCCACCGATAAACGCTTTGGCCGCATCTTTTGGCTGACCTTCTTTAGCGGCTTTACCTTTACGATTTTTACCTTTGCGTTTCAGCCCTTCTTTCTTAAGGTGCTGGGGCAAGACGCCCGCAACCTGGCGATCATGTTTGCGGCGGTGGGGATGATTGGCTTTGTGACTCAGGTATTTGCCCTAGAGCCGCTGCGGCGACGGTTTCGTCTGGTGCAGATTTTGGCGGGGGCATTGGCTGCGCGGGGAATTTTGTTTTTGCTGATGCCCGCGTTTCCCAACATCGTGGCGTTTGTGGCGATCGCGGTCGTCTTTAGCGCTGTCAACTCGTTCCCCATGCCGCTGATCGATGCGCTGCTGTCGCTCAACAGCGGCCCGCGCGAACAGGGAGAAGTGATGGGGCTGAACGCCTCGTACCTGAGCATTTCCAACGCGATCGGCCCGGCGACAGCGGGGCTGCTGGTCAGCGTTAGCTACAGCTTCCCGTTTTGGATTGCCGGAGCGCTAACGCTGCTGACCGCCTGGTTTGCCATGACGCTATCGGGGCGCGGTACGGCGAAGGTATAG
- a CDS encoding type II toxin-antitoxin system VapC family toxin: MRTLFADTFYWAAMLNPRDHWHQVVRQFNQTLGAVELVTTDEVLAEFLNFFSSFEPFVKKGAVQRASLLLQSPMVQVVPQSRDTLLRGLDLYGQRLDKGYSLTDCISMQTMQTLGIKEVLSHDRHFVQEGFTILFP, translated from the coding sequence ATGAGAACCTTATTCGCCGATACATTTTATTGGGCTGCAATGCTCAACCCCAGGGATCATTGGCATCAAGTGGTCAGGCAATTCAATCAAACGCTAGGGGCAGTAGAGTTAGTCACTACAGATGAAGTGTTGGCTGAATTCTTGAATTTCTTTTCGAGCTTCGAACCGTTTGTTAAGAAAGGTGCAGTTCAGCGAGCCAGCCTGTTACTGCAAAGTCCCATGGTTCAAGTCGTTCCCCAAAGCCGGGATACCCTCTTGAGGGGGCTAGATCTCTATGGACAGCGCTTGGATAAAGGCTACAGCTTGACCGACTGCATCTCAATGCAAACTATGCAAACCTTAGGCATTAAGGAAGTGCTCAGCCATGATCGGCACTTCGTTCAAGAAGGCTTTACGATTCTCTTTCCCTAA